A genomic stretch from Petrimonas mucosa includes:
- a CDS encoding DUF5005 domain-containing protein: MRLCNRVKLTVSILFLFHISCSKGDEGIRKNPFEEDGSAVQISMTSRSNADTLFVSWEVGDIDSRYDHFRLELSKPGKAITLSKGETSTFFTRLPYNEPVQVILTLMDGEKEVTRRSLQTKIDGLDRSIARIIIPDRGGVTAGDGMYSIPLPDGRVIFLMGDSYIGPVTNGQRSTSDRMYRNTYFLYDRETMRVTPIYGFGGNPQASAAVPPGYPDERKWYWPGHGFVNGEKLYIFQTLMYQGAEGMWGFMYERTDLLEYSLPDLELIRVTAVPYEGSADVHFGMAALHDGDYNYIYAQVDVRNDFDPISEVLAARVPEGNPYGSWEYYTGSGWSGNPADAVKLEGLASVPVSSQFNVFKLRDKYVLLTQKKTFNSGEIYTFVSDTPVGPWRNKKLIFKTYEQDTPNLLTYNAMAHPWFEKEGMILVSYNVNTEVFAQQFSDVSSYRPRFFWVDIDTILH, translated from the coding sequence ATGCGACTATGTAATAGAGTAAAACTGACCGTCTCTATCCTCTTCCTCTTCCATATCTCCTGCTCTAAAGGCGATGAAGGTATCAGGAAGAATCCCTTCGAGGAGGATGGTTCTGCCGTCCAGATCTCAATGACGAGCAGATCAAATGCCGATACGCTCTTCGTGAGCTGGGAGGTGGGCGACATTGATTCGCGGTACGACCATTTCCGGTTGGAACTTTCAAAGCCAGGCAAGGCGATCACCTTATCCAAGGGAGAGACCTCGACATTTTTTACCCGGTTGCCATACAACGAACCGGTTCAGGTGATCCTCACCCTGATGGATGGAGAAAAGGAGGTGACCAGACGGAGCCTCCAGACCAAGATCGATGGCCTTGACCGGTCGATTGCCCGGATAATCATCCCCGACAGGGGAGGCGTGACGGCAGGTGACGGCATGTACTCCATACCATTGCCCGATGGCCGGGTTATCTTCCTGATGGGGGATTCCTATATCGGTCCTGTGACAAACGGTCAACGTTCCACTTCCGACCGCATGTACCGTAATACCTATTTCCTCTACGACCGTGAGACGATGAGGGTTACTCCGATTTACGGCTTTGGTGGCAACCCGCAGGCGTCGGCGGCCGTTCCTCCGGGTTACCCCGATGAACGGAAATGGTATTGGCCCGGACATGGTTTTGTAAACGGAGAGAAGCTTTATATCTTCCAAACCTTGATGTATCAGGGAGCCGAAGGGATGTGGGGATTCATGTACGAGAGGACAGACCTGCTGGAGTACTCTCTCCCGGATCTGGAATTGATCAGGGTAACAGCTGTCCCGTATGAGGGTTCTGCCGATGTCCACTTCGGAATGGCGGCACTTCACGATGGAGACTATAACTATATCTATGCACAGGTGGATGTGCGGAACGATTTTGATCCCATCTCTGAAGTGCTGGCTGCTCGCGTACCGGAGGGAAATCCCTACGGAAGCTGGGAATATTACACCGGTTCGGGTTGGAGCGGTAATCCCGCGGATGCGGTCAAGCTGGAGGGGTTAGCTTCGGTACCGGTCTCCTCGCAATTCAATGTTTTCAAATTGAGAGACAAGTACGTGCTGCTCACGCAGAAGAAGACCTTTAATTCGGGTGAGATTTACACATTCGTCTCCGATACCCCGGTTGGACCGTGGCGGAACAAGAAGTTGATATTCAAGACGTATGAGCAGGACACCCCCAATCTTTTGACCTATAATGCAATGGCGCATCCCTGGTTCGAAAAGGAGGGAATGATCCTGGTAAGTTACAACGTCAATACCGAGGTGTTCGCGCAGCAGTTCAGCGACGTGAGCAGCTACCGGCCCCGCTTCTTCTGGGTAGATATCGACACGATACTCCATTAA
- a CDS encoding GH92 family glycosyl hydrolase: MKIKQLKLIRLVVIFTCLSGLMLISCTGSGKPAGDEFSPADLVNPFIGASTSTSAAGVYHGLGKTFPGATTPYGMVQVSPNTITGGDNSPGYSFEHETIEGFAFTQMSGVGWYGDLGNFLVMPTTGPLKTIAGKEDGSISGYRSRYDKGTELAKAGYYSVKLTDYGIRVESSATPRCGILKFTFPENKQSRIQVDLARRVGGTSVEQYVKVVDSTTIQGWMRCTPEGGGWGDGEGKVNYTLYFYARSSKPFEQYGFWSADIPAEWKRKREDVTAIPYLERVASAPLITDVDELHGKHLGFFGEFATLEKEEVTMKVGLSFVDLEGAEKNFNREIADLDFEGVKEQAHRMWNQELSRIKISGGSEDEKTIFYTALYHTMIDPRIFTDVDGRYVGGDGTVHSTGERFTKRTIFSGWDVFRSQFPLQTIINPQLVNDQLNSLITLAEESGREYFERWEIMNAYSGCMIGNPAIPVLADAYVKGIRSYDVEKAFRYAVNSSRRFGNDSLGYTPSTLGISYTLEYAYADWCIARLAEALGKKEEAGEYMKKSQAYRSIFDPEMGWFRPRKEDGSWYPWPETGRTTEWYGSIESNPYQQGWFVPHDVEGMVELMGGRERVLEDLTRFFELTPAHFLWNDYYNHANEPVHFVPFLFNRLNQPWSTQKWTRSICARAYRNEVEGIVGNEDAGQMSAWYVLAASGIHPACPGDTRMEITSPVFERVEFRLDPAHATGDKFTIIAHDNGPDRIYIQRALLNGKEYNKCYIDFNEIARGGVLELFMGEQPNEKWGLE; encoded by the coding sequence ATGAAAATCAAACAGTTGAAGCTAATAAGGCTTGTAGTCATTTTTACCTGCTTATCGGGTTTGATGCTGATATCCTGTACCGGATCCGGCAAACCGGCCGGCGATGAGTTCTCTCCTGCCGATCTGGTAAACCCTTTTATCGGGGCAAGTACCAGCACCTCGGCTGCGGGGGTTTATCACGGTCTGGGTAAAACCTTCCCGGGTGCAACCACCCCTTACGGGATGGTGCAGGTAAGCCCGAACACCATTACCGGAGGCGACAACAGTCCTGGATATAGTTTTGAACACGAGACTATTGAGGGATTTGCCTTCACCCAGATGAGCGGAGTGGGATGGTATGGCGATCTGGGAAATTTCCTGGTGATGCCCACAACAGGTCCGCTCAAAACCATCGCCGGAAAGGAGGATGGATCCATTTCCGGATACCGTTCCCGGTACGACAAGGGTACCGAGTTGGCCAAAGCCGGTTACTACTCGGTTAAGCTGACCGATTATGGAATCAGGGTGGAGAGCAGTGCAACACCCCGTTGCGGTATACTGAAGTTTACCTTTCCGGAGAATAAACAGTCGAGGATCCAGGTCGATCTCGCACGGAGAGTAGGCGGAACATCGGTGGAGCAATATGTGAAGGTGGTTGATTCCACCACCATCCAGGGCTGGATGCGTTGTACCCCGGAAGGAGGTGGATGGGGCGATGGAGAGGGGAAGGTGAACTACACCCTCTACTTTTATGCCCGCTCAAGTAAGCCGTTCGAACAGTACGGCTTCTGGAGTGCCGATATACCGGCAGAGTGGAAACGGAAACGTGAAGATGTGACTGCTATCCCCTACCTGGAGAGGGTGGCCAGCGCACCCCTCATCACCGACGTGGATGAGCTGCACGGTAAACACCTGGGCTTTTTTGGCGAGTTCGCAACCCTTGAGAAGGAGGAGGTGACAATGAAGGTTGGCCTCTCGTTCGTCGACCTGGAAGGGGCCGAGAAAAATTTCAACCGGGAGATCGCAGATCTCGATTTTGAGGGAGTAAAAGAGCAGGCCCACCGGATGTGGAATCAGGAATTGAGCAGGATCAAAATTTCAGGTGGAAGCGAGGATGAAAAGACCATATTTTACACAGCGCTTTACCACACCATGATTGATCCCCGGATCTTTACCGATGTGGATGGACGGTATGTCGGCGGTGACGGAACGGTCCATTCCACGGGTGAACGGTTCACCAAGCGAACCATCTTCAGCGGCTGGGATGTTTTCCGGAGCCAGTTTCCCCTTCAGACGATTATCAACCCCCAGTTGGTGAACGACCAGCTAAACTCGCTGATCACCCTGGCTGAAGAGAGCGGAAGAGAGTATTTTGAACGGTGGGAGATCATGAATGCCTACTCGGGGTGCATGATCGGCAACCCGGCCATCCCCGTGCTGGCCGATGCATATGTGAAGGGAATACGGTCATACGACGTGGAAAAAGCGTTCCGATATGCCGTCAACAGCTCCCGTCGTTTCGGTAACGATTCGCTGGGATATACTCCCTCCACCCTCGGCATCTCCTATACCCTGGAGTATGCTTATGCCGACTGGTGTATTGCCCGTCTGGCCGAGGCCTTGGGCAAGAAGGAGGAGGCCGGGGAATATATGAAGAAGTCGCAGGCCTACCGCTCGATCTTCGATCCCGAAATGGGTTGGTTCCGTCCCCGGAAAGAGGATGGAAGCTGGTATCCCTGGCCCGAGACGGGACGCACTACCGAATGGTACGGCAGTATCGAGTCGAACCCCTATCAGCAGGGATGGTTTGTTCCGCACGATGTGGAGGGGATGGTAGAACTGATGGGAGGCAGGGAAAGGGTGCTCGAAGACCTGACCCGCTTCTTTGAGCTGACCCCTGCTCATTTCCTGTGGAACGACTACTATAACCATGCGAACGAGCCGGTTCACTTCGTGCCGTTCCTCTTCAACCGGTTGAACCAGCCCTGGAGCACCCAGAAATGGACGAGGAGCATATGTGCAAGGGCATACCGCAACGAAGTGGAGGGAATCGTGGGCAATGAGGATGCCGGACAGATGTCGGCATGGTACGTCCTGGCCGCCTCGGGTATCCATCCTGCTTGTCCCGGAGATACCCGCATGGAGATCACCAGTCCCGTTTTCGAGAGGGTGGAATTTCGTCTCGATCCAGCCCATGCCACGGGTGACAAGTTTACCATTATCGCTCATGATAATGGCCCTGACCGCATATATATCCAGCGGGCGTTACTGAACGGGAAAGAATACAACAAGTGCTATATAGATTTCAATGAGATTGCCCGTGGAGGAGTCTTGGAGCTTTTCATGGGCGAGCAACCCAACGAGAAGTGGGGATTGGAATAA
- a CDS encoding RagB/SusD family nutrient uptake outer membrane protein encodes MKKILSPLNWLIAAALTLVACDSFLKEDPKTFLNPESYYQNEKQALAAVNGVYTFLDDIFDSDVEPGSQNYIFLEFLHGYGERARGSGTQDLAQANSLMVAENNGYVQRFWESAYRAIENCNSIIEGIEGMAEGTISEAKKNQFLGEVYFLRGYFYFNLVRLYGPVPLKLTPTRDLSDTEIELSSMEEVYNQIDADMVKAGELMENLPWTSLEGRVTKGTVKAMHAKVLLTMGGYPLQKGAEYFAKAYNKAKEVYNSGSFYLFDNYNQLRSVENSGEIIWSLQREADNAGNPLHFALLPYPAPAKPVSASPAYGGAVTVTQLFLDSYPEGDRRAEEQTFYYSAKEALDGSGVVEFDRSFIYKYWDQNAAVVGKSGANFTLLRYADLLLVMAEAKARADGGTTSDGDAINAYYAVRSRALPGELKPSSITADQVLKERFWELAFENQTWFDMVRSRKALHVMTGEMVELIGYQTPGHTNPFTQESLLLPYPIREKRLNPNLTR; translated from the coding sequence ATGAAAAAGATATTATCACCACTAAACTGGTTAATTGCCGCGGCACTTACCCTGGTAGCGTGCGACTCCTTCCTGAAAGAGGACCCCAAAACCTTTCTCAACCCCGAGTCGTACTACCAGAACGAAAAACAAGCGCTCGCCGCGGTGAACGGGGTTTATACCTTCCTCGACGATATTTTCGATTCCGATGTGGAACCGGGTTCACAAAACTACATCTTCCTGGAGTTTCTGCATGGTTACGGAGAGCGGGCACGCGGTTCCGGCACGCAGGACCTTGCACAGGCGAACAGCCTGATGGTTGCCGAAAACAACGGATATGTGCAACGGTTCTGGGAATCGGCCTACCGCGCCATTGAGAACTGTAACAGTATCATTGAAGGCATTGAAGGGATGGCAGAGGGAACCATCAGCGAAGCTAAGAAGAATCAGTTCCTGGGGGAGGTCTACTTCCTGAGAGGATACTTCTACTTCAACCTGGTGAGGCTTTATGGACCGGTTCCGCTTAAACTTACTCCAACACGCGACCTGAGCGATACCGAGATTGAACTCTCGAGCATGGAGGAGGTATACAACCAGATCGATGCCGATATGGTCAAGGCTGGAGAACTGATGGAAAATCTTCCGTGGACCAGCCTGGAAGGAAGGGTTACCAAAGGGACCGTAAAGGCGATGCATGCCAAAGTTCTCCTGACAATGGGGGGCTACCCGTTGCAAAAGGGGGCGGAATATTTTGCCAAGGCTTACAACAAGGCCAAGGAGGTCTATAACAGCGGCAGTTTCTACCTCTTCGACAATTACAACCAGCTAAGGAGTGTTGAGAATTCAGGTGAGATCATCTGGTCGCTTCAGCGTGAGGCAGACAACGCAGGCAATCCTCTCCACTTCGCTCTCTTGCCATACCCGGCACCGGCAAAACCAGTTTCTGCAAGTCCCGCTTATGGAGGAGCAGTAACGGTTACCCAGCTTTTCCTTGACTCCTATCCAGAAGGAGATCGCCGGGCTGAGGAGCAGACATTCTACTACTCGGCAAAGGAGGCACTCGACGGATCGGGTGTGGTTGAATTCGACAGATCGTTTATTTACAAGTACTGGGACCAGAATGCAGCAGTTGTCGGCAAGTCGGGTGCAAACTTCACCCTCTTGCGTTATGCCGACCTCCTTCTGGTTATGGCCGAAGCGAAGGCGAGGGCTGATGGCGGTACCACGAGCGATGGCGACGCTATCAATGCATACTATGCGGTGCGAAGCAGGGCACTGCCTGGAGAGTTGAAACCCTCCTCGATCACTGCCGATCAGGTGTTGAAGGAGCGCTTCTGGGAGCTTGCATTTGAGAATCAGACCTGGTTCGACATGGTGAGAAGCCGTAAGGCGTTGCATGTGATGACGGGTGAGATGGTAGAGCTGATCGGTTACCAGACACCTGGACATACCAACCCCTTTACCCAGGAGAGTCTGTTGCTGCCTTATCCGATCAGGGAAAAAAGGCTCAATCCGAACCTGACACGGTAA
- a CDS encoding DUF4961 domain-containing protein, whose amino-acid sequence MKLIRKYKYLFSLLAIIFMVTTCMTIEEIIHPDDAKVDSDIEIAVRIKIVAETDGNSKLAFGILMPKAWNVKENATLTLTTQADFAGNRVTDEPMVLMSSSDRNPSDGLPWAGSFQSRFGVLGNTGPVEWVVFKSATTFQIHDQIPSQKVVEGVVKIKVRTGSRAVKFNAGYTFCGEAFGFNGEKYPGDDVLESKLLQVTGGTEPMMDFTADPPLSFVPATFGFGDIFAIRYNEPNYVTEGGLKGGNVYLQAKVTYMENGEVKEKTVDEVSARTQMESLGNLGTVTAFQRYIYPREFFGLPKEVEIVGIRVRFTNQEKSVQILDSETGSDFVIEENCE is encoded by the coding sequence ATGAAACTTATAAGAAAATATAAATATCTCTTCTCCCTCCTGGCCATCATTTTTATGGTGACCACCTGTATGACCATCGAGGAGATCATTCATCCCGATGACGCCAAGGTAGATAGTGACATCGAGATTGCCGTCAGGATCAAGATCGTGGCGGAAACCGACGGAAACAGCAAGCTTGCGTTCGGTATATTAATGCCCAAGGCATGGAACGTGAAGGAGAATGCTACACTGACGTTGACCACGCAGGCCGACTTTGCTGGCAACAGGGTGACCGATGAGCCGATGGTGCTGATGAGCAGTTCCGACAGGAACCCGAGTGACGGACTCCCCTGGGCTGGCTCGTTCCAAAGCCGCTTCGGAGTACTCGGAAATACCGGTCCGGTAGAGTGGGTGGTATTCAAGTCGGCCACCACCTTCCAGATCCACGATCAGATCCCGAGCCAGAAGGTGGTCGAGGGTGTTGTGAAGATCAAGGTGCGTACCGGTAGCCGTGCCGTGAAGTTCAATGCCGGTTACACCTTCTGTGGCGAGGCGTTCGGATTCAATGGCGAGAAATATCCCGGTGATGATGTGCTGGAGTCGAAACTGCTGCAGGTTACCGGCGGTACTGAACCGATGATGGATTTCACTGCCGATCCGCCCCTCTCGTTTGTTCCCGCCACGTTCGGATTCGGTGATATCTTTGCCATCCGGTACAATGAACCCAATTATGTGACCGAGGGAGGTCTCAAAGGGGGTAACGTCTATCTGCAGGCGAAGGTTACCTATATGGAAAATGGGGAAGTGAAGGAGAAAACGGTGGATGAAGTCTCGGCGCGAACCCAGATGGAATCGTTAGGCAATCTGGGTACAGTGACGGCCTTTCAGCGGTATATCTATCCGAGAGAGTTTTTCGGATTGCCCAAGGAGGTGGAGATCGTGGGAATCCGCGTTCGTTTCACCAACCAGGAGAAGAGTGTTCAAATTCTGGACAGTGAGACCGGAAGCGATTTCGTGATCGAAGAGAACTGCGAATAG
- a CDS encoding SusC/RagA family TonB-linked outer membrane protein, whose amino-acid sequence MKRRQNVNAPGRMPILMKMMMVLLLFLGMGLNVHATPSPDSQQTGRNITGVVVDEEGEPVIGATVMIKGTDRGTTTGIDGSFTLNIAGGDKLLAISYVGMITAELEIGNKNHFEVVLRTDAVLMEDLVVIGYGTRSKRDVSIAVSSVKSEELNERPSAFNIMESIAGKVAGVTNISMSGRPGGSSSLRVRGMGSINAGKDPIYVLDGVVGVDPGIINSANIESIDILKDAAATAMYGAQGSNGVVLITTKKGKKGKGSITYDGNVGFGFMTRELDVLNADEYMEVQRRSYAYSGQVMPHLLTPDERLFYYAKDGSGNYRYDDNGLLIASPKYDTNWQKELTRTAVTNDHILSYSSGSDNTSIYASLGYQNHEGIVKGSEYERISGTVNVNSRIKEWLRMQVVGTVGSQKGNNNDMENSFGQGVVRNMIEMPPIVPVRYEDGTWGRKGDYMFSEEGENPLLLLRDRRDEWKQNFSLFSLNTTIDLSSKLTLTLQGDLQQTYRKRMSYAKAGLQDVSENNGGYADIYNYDNQKMSSENYFTYNDEYLSGLLRSEFVLGASWYYNRSESSSSGSEQFFDDSFGYHNLSAGTTWHEPTSGMDQNTMNSYYFRMNHNIKDRYLLGATFRADGASNFGANNKYGFFPSVSAGWHLSEEEFFEPLRQTVSQAKLRTSYGLVGNASIPSYRTISQYGNGTTIFNKELSSFVVLSNLGNKDLKWESSSQFNVGLDLGLLNNRFELILDFYSKSTRDLLFQKQVPITTGYSTTWTNLGEIRNNGFEATFTSRNINTGDFSWTTDLVYATNKLMTIDINGETIETGNNTIAREGIEWASYYVYRRLGTWSLQEVEEAAKYGKKPGDIKYEDVNGDYKIDEADRQLMGNGRPKGNLTMVNKFSYKGLSLLVDLNYVYGFKIMSITRAMGENRALYSNSMKTMLNAWTPENQNTMIAALRLPSDPYFGENEKDSFMLHKGDFLRLRNVSLTYTLGKEMLRWLKEVNGLTVGVSAENLALLTAYPGYDTELGAFSTDNGQSIDFYSYPRPTTITANLKITF is encoded by the coding sequence ATGAAAAGAAGACAGAATGTAAATGCACCGGGCAGAATGCCCATTCTAATGAAAATGATGATGGTGCTGCTCCTGTTCCTTGGTATGGGATTGAACGTGCATGCCACGCCAAGCCCAGATTCCCAACAGACGGGGAGGAACATCACGGGAGTCGTGGTCGATGAGGAGGGTGAACCGGTTATCGGTGCAACCGTGATGATAAAGGGTACCGACAGGGGTACCACCACCGGTATCGATGGCAGTTTCACCTTGAATATCGCAGGGGGAGACAAGCTCCTCGCGATCTCGTATGTGGGCATGATCACAGCAGAGCTCGAAATCGGAAACAAGAACCATTTCGAGGTAGTTTTACGTACCGATGCGGTGCTTATGGAAGACCTGGTAGTAATCGGTTATGGAACCCGTTCCAAAAGGGATGTCTCCATCGCCGTCAGCTCGGTGAAGAGTGAAGAGTTGAACGAACGCCCCTCAGCCTTTAACATCATGGAGAGTATTGCAGGTAAAGTGGCCGGTGTGACCAATATATCCATGTCTGGAAGGCCGGGAGGATCATCTTCCCTTCGTGTGCGAGGCATGGGTTCAATCAATGCGGGGAAGGATCCCATCTATGTACTTGATGGCGTGGTAGGGGTAGACCCCGGCATCATCAACTCGGCAAACATCGAGTCGATCGATATTCTCAAGGATGCTGCGGCTACCGCCATGTATGGAGCACAAGGCTCGAACGGTGTGGTATTGATCACTACGAAAAAAGGCAAAAAGGGCAAAGGCTCCATTACCTATGACGGTAATGTCGGTTTTGGCTTCATGACCCGCGAGCTGGACGTACTGAATGCAGACGAGTACATGGAGGTACAGCGGAGGAGTTACGCATACAGCGGGCAAGTGATGCCTCATCTGCTCACACCCGATGAGCGGCTCTTCTATTATGCGAAGGATGGATCGGGAAATTACCGCTACGATGATAACGGATTGCTTATCGCCTCGCCCAAGTATGATACCAACTGGCAAAAAGAGCTGACACGGACCGCGGTCACGAACGACCATATCCTCTCTTACAGCTCGGGTTCAGATAATACCAGCATATATGCTAGTCTCGGCTACCAGAACCATGAGGGTATAGTCAAAGGGTCGGAGTATGAGCGGATATCGGGTACGGTAAACGTCAATAGCCGGATCAAGGAGTGGCTCAGGATGCAGGTCGTAGGTACGGTAGGAAGTCAAAAGGGAAACAATAACGACATGGAGAACTCTTTCGGACAGGGTGTGGTTCGCAACATGATCGAGATGCCGCCCATCGTACCTGTCAGGTATGAAGATGGAACCTGGGGCCGGAAAGGTGATTACATGTTTTCGGAGGAGGGGGAGAACCCGCTACTGCTGTTGCGTGACAGAAGGGACGAATGGAAGCAGAACTTCTCGCTCTTCAGCCTGAACACCACCATCGATCTCTCCAGCAAACTGACCTTGACGCTGCAAGGAGACCTTCAGCAGACCTACCGGAAGCGGATGAGCTACGCAAAGGCAGGATTGCAGGATGTGAGCGAGAACAACGGCGGCTATGCAGATATCTACAACTATGACAATCAGAAGATGAGTAGCGAGAACTACTTCACCTACAACGACGAATACCTTTCCGGATTGCTTCGTTCCGAATTCGTATTGGGAGCCAGTTGGTACTATAACCGTTCCGAAAGTTCGTCGTCGGGTTCCGAGCAATTCTTTGACGACTCGTTCGGCTATCACAACCTCTCGGCCGGAACCACCTGGCACGAGCCTACCTCTGGAATGGACCAGAACACCATGAACTCCTACTATTTCAGGATGAACCACAACATCAAGGATAGATACCTTCTCGGGGCTACTTTCCGTGCCGACGGGGCATCCAACTTCGGTGCAAACAACAAGTACGGTTTCTTCCCTTCAGTATCGGCCGGTTGGCATCTCTCGGAAGAGGAGTTCTTCGAGCCGTTGCGTCAAACGGTAAGCCAGGCCAAGCTAAGGACAAGTTACGGTCTTGTTGGAAATGCCTCGATTCCCAGTTACCGTACCATTTCGCAGTACGGAAACGGCACCACCATCTTCAATAAGGAACTCTCTTCATTCGTGGTGTTGAGCAATCTGGGCAACAAGGACCTGAAATGGGAGTCGTCGAGCCAGTTCAATGTGGGACTCGACCTGGGCCTCCTGAATAACCGGTTTGAACTGATTCTCGACTTCTACAGCAAGTCGACCCGCGACCTGCTCTTCCAGAAACAGGTGCCCATCACTACCGGATACTCCACCACATGGACCAACCTGGGCGAGATTCGGAACAACGGGTTTGAAGCAACATTTACATCACGAAATATCAATACCGGCGATTTTTCCTGGACAACCGACCTGGTATATGCGACGAACAAGCTGATGACGATCGACATCAACGGGGAGACCATCGAGACCGGAAACAACACCATCGCACGCGAAGGGATCGAGTGGGCCTCCTACTATGTCTACAGGCGACTGGGCACATGGAGCCTCCAAGAGGTTGAAGAGGCTGCCAAGTATGGCAAGAAGCCGGGCGATATCAAGTACGAGGATGTGAACGGTGATTACAAGATCGACGAAGCCGACCGGCAACTGATGGGTAATGGTCGTCCCAAGGGGAATTTGACCATGGTGAACAAATTCTCCTACAAGGGGTTGTCGTTACTGGTCGACCTCAACTACGTATATGGATTCAAGATCATGAGCATCACCCGTGCCATGGGAGAGAACCGTGCCCTCTACAGCAACAGCATGAAGACGATGCTGAATGCGTGGACACCGGAGAACCAGAACACGATGATCGCTGCACTGCGTCTCCCCTCCGATCCCTATTTCGGAGAAAACGAGAAGGACTCCTTCATGCTGCACAAAGGTGATTTTCTCCGTCTCCGCAACGTCTCACTGACCTATACCTTGGGAAAAGAGATGCTGAGATGGCTCAAGGAGGTGAACGGTCTTACGGTTGGCGTGTCGGCCGAGAACCTGGCGCTCTTGACCGCTTACCCGGGTTACGATACCGAGCTGGGTGCCTTCAGCACCGATAACGGGCAGAGTATCGATTTCTACTCTTATCCACGGCCAACTACCATCACTGCAAACCTGAAGATAACATTCTAA